The window TCCCATAATTGACATGTGGCAATGTAGTTGCCACTATACGTAACTAGATTCCTATGTATGTGGGCATAAATCATGCCTGTAGTCAACAGAGAAACACAGAGAATCACATGAATGATACAGGGCTCAATACAGCGGTATGCTTGGATCAGACGGACATGGTATCCCATCCGCCCGCCTGCAGCCGACCATTTGCAACAAGTTTGATTTATCTATAATTTATCCGGGAAAATCGCAGCTTTGATGCTGCCAGCAGAATGAGGAAATCATGTCAGGTGTAAACCTTGAAAAGGCTATCAAACGCTATGGCGACGTTCAGGTGATTCACGGGGTGGATTTGCAGGTCGAGCCGGGCGAGTTTTGCGTTTTTGTAGGGCCTTCGGGGTGTGGCAAGTCCACTTTGCTGCGCATGATCGCCGGCCTTGAAGAAACCTCCGAAGGTAAAATCTCCATTGGCGAGAAGGACGTCACCAATGTCGATGCCGCAGACCGGGGCATCGCCATGGTTTTCCAGACCTATGCGCTATATCCGCATATGACTGTGCGCGAGAATATCGGTTTCGGCCTAAAAATGAACGGCGTCGATAAAGACACAATCAAATCAAAAGTTGATGAAGTGTCCAGCATACTCAAACTCGGTGACTATATGGACCGCAAACCCAAGGCTCTTTCAGGCGGGCAACGCCAGCGCGTTGCCATCGGACGGGCACTCGTTCGCGGCCCTGAGGTATTTCTCTTTGACGAGCCGCTATCCAATCTCGATGCTGAACTTCGTGTTGACATGCGGGTAGAAATCGCGCGCTTGCATCAGGAAATCGGCGCAACCATGATTTATGTTACCCATGATCAGGTCGAGGCGATGACGCTGGCCGATAAGATTGTCGTTCTGCGCTCAGGAGTGGTCGAACAGGTGGGCACACCGCTGGAACTCTACACTGATCCTGACAATAAATTCGTTGGCGGTTTTATTGGCTCCCCGTCAATGAATTTTGTCAGTGGACAGGCAAAAGGCGGCAAGATTACCTGCAAAGATTTGCCGGATCACAGCATCACCGCCCCAAAGTCCGCATCGGGCAATATACTGCTCGGCCTGCGCCCGGAACATCTCCAGCTTGACCCCAAAGGCAATAGCCTGACCGTCCAGATCGTCGAACAGCTTGGCGGCGTCACCTATGTCTACGCCCATTCGGCAGACGGTGAACGGCTGATCATTGAGCATAAAAATCTCAAAGCCCCTAAATTCGGCGATAAGATCGGTGTGAAATTCAATGCCAAGGATGTCTATCTTTTCGATGCGAAAAGCGAGAAACGCATCCGCTAGTCATGCAAATAGAAAACGATTTCCTTGCCGTGAAGCTCCACCCCCGAGGTGCAGCAATTGATAATCTCTTCATCAGAGCCCTTAACCGGAATGTTGTACGCACCTGCAGTGACCGCAATGCGCCGCACCACTATGTCAACACGATTGTCGGTCCAATTGCCAACCGCATTGCCGGCGGACAGTTTTCAATTGATGGCAACAGCTTCACCCTTGATATGAACGAGGGCCGGAACACTCTTCACGGCGGGCAGATCGGACTTTCCGAATTGGAGTGGGACGTTGTGGAGACCGGCAAGGCGCAATGTGCCTTTGCAATCGAACTTCCTGATGGCCATATGGGTTTTCCCGGACCCTCGATTTTCAAGGCCATGTATAGACTGAATGACAATTCCCTTGATGTTGAACTTAGCGCAGAATCAGAACGAAAGAATGCTTTCAGTCTCGCGCCCCATTATTATTTTAATCTGGACGGATCTGCCGGTATCGATAGCCATTTGCTACAGATCCATGCCGATCACTACCTGCCCGTTGATGAAGACCTGCTTCCTCTCGGCAGAACTGAACCGGTGGCAGCAAGCGAATTTGATTTCCTGAAACAGAGGCTAATCGCGGGCACCCCTCTTGATCACAATTTTTGCCTGAATGGCAATGGTCTGCGTGAACTTGTCATCCTCGAGGTCGATGATCTGAATTTGACCATCGCAAGCAATCAGTGCGGAGTTCAGATTTTCGACGGTCGCATCTTCAATCGCGAACACATCGCCATCGAACCGCAGGGCTGGCCGAATGCTGTAAATGTGTCAGAATTTCCAAGTCAGGAACTCCCGGCAGGACAATCCTACAAATCGCACAATCGCTTTTCATTCAAGAGAATCCCGTAAATAATGGCGTAACAATTCTCATATTCTGCACTCGTGGCACACAGCTACTCTCACAGATCAAAAAATCACAGAAGGTGTTGACCGGGATAACTCAAAAATGAGGTCCTGGCAGCCGGATAAAAATGACTTTCTTCCTTAACCTGATCTGATCTACTATAGGGGACGCTCCCGATAAGATTAGAATTGAGGTTAGCTTTTGCCTGTTAAGATCAATCCCTCTTCACGACACCCCCGACAACCTCTTCCCCATATCGAAAAGAACCCATTCACTGTGGTGGTAGAGAGAGGCGGAGCTCCTGAAAGTGAACATCTCGTCGACCTCGCGGTTGTGGATTGTGACGGTCATGTCGTTCTGGCTTATGGCGATATAGAACGAACTATTTTTCCCCGATCGGCCATGAAGCCCCTGCAGGCGATTGCCGTAGTGGAGTTGTTGCAAAATCTTCCGGAAAAGGGCTTGTTTTCTGATGCGGAATTATCGCTCATTACCGCCAGTCATAATGGTGAAGAGATACATGTCGATGGTGTCCATGCCCTTTTATCCAGATTTGGTCTCGATGCCGAGCAACTGGCATGCGGCGCTCATTGGTCGCTTGATAAGGCCACGGGACTGGCTCAAGCGCGGGCGATGGAAAGGCCATCCAAGGCGCATAATAATTGCTCGGGCAAACATGCGGGCATGTTGATTTTGGGCCATCTTATGGATGTTGATCTTAAAGGATATCATCAAATTGAGCATCCTGTTCAGCAGCGCATTCTCGGCGTCATGGAACAAATGTCCGGTGTTGATTTTCTTCAATATCCCAGCGGGGTTGATGGATGCGGTGCTCCGGCATTGAGCGGGCCCCTTGGCAATTGGGCGCGCGGCTTTGCTGTATTTGCCAACAGATCCATGCTTCCTGACGGCCGGGCTCGTGCAATCGAGGCCATCAGGGATGGAGTCGCTGCCGCCCCGTTAATGATTGCCGGCACAGGGCGTTGTTGCTCGGCCGTTGCTGATGTCTATGGCTCATTAATGACAGTCAAGACTGGTGCTGAAGGGGTATATGCAGCAGCATTTCATGATCTTGGTCTTGGATTGTTGCTGAAGGTCCGTGACGGGCACAACCGGGGTGCGGAATTCGCATTGGGAGCCGTTCTCCATAAACTCGGCTATAATGATGACAAACGCCTTAAATCATTTTTCAAACCCGTGTTGAAAAACTGGTCCGGAGATGTGGTTGGTAAAATCACGCTTCCTACCCCTCAATCAGGCATGAACAGCAGATCCGATAATTAAATGATGGGTTAGCAGCCTGACAGAAAATGAATGTTTTGTCCGCACTTATCCCGGTATGCGATACACCCAGGAGACCGAAGTAATCAGCTCATACCCGGATCGGAATTACGCAAGGGAACAAGCCTCATCGAATTTCAATCTGGGCAAGCGCTGAAAAATCCCCGTTTCATCGGCAGTGCCGATATTGCAAAGGAAGTTAGACTTGAGCGTTGTGCCGGCAAAGAATTCCTCATCCACAATTTCATTGGAAAACCCGGACATCGCACCCACATCAAGACCGATAGCGCGGGCGGCAATCATCAGATATGCACCCTGAAGAGTTGAATTACGATATGCCGTATCCAGTGCTAATTCCGACTTGCCTTCAAAAAATGCCCGGCCGTCCTGGTGTGGGAACAACTTCGGGAGCTCTTTCCAAAACTCGATATCATAAGCAACAATTACAGTCAGAGGGGCGGCCATGACTTTGGGAGCGTTGGCAGGCGCCAGCGATTTTGCAAGTTTTTCTTTACCTTCCTGAGAACGGATAAAAATGAATCTTGCCGGACTGCTGTTCATGCTGGTCGCACCCATCTTCAAAATTTCATACATGCGCTGGATTTGCGCATCAGTCACGGGGATGTCTTTCCAGGCATTATGTGAACGGGCACGAGCGATGATAAGGTCAACTGAGGCTTGGTCAAGTTGGGCGATTTCATCACGCAGGGCACGAACATCATTTTGGGCAGCTTTGATCAGCTCTTCTGAATTTGCGGTGTTTTTACTTGTAGAAGTCAATGATCCGATTCCATATATGAGTTGCCGAAGAATATTAAAATACCCATACCCACAATTCAGTCGGGCGGTCAAATAAAATCGGATTTAGTTTTTTGCTCATGGGTTATGGTTTGATGTATCACCATTCTCGCAATCCTAACAAGGAATGAGAAATTGATGACAATAACAGTTTTGTGACGTTTACCGCCCTCAAGGATATTGCTGCCGGAGAAGATATTCTTCAAAATTATGGCAAAGACTCTTGGAAACCCCGTAAATGATACAGAAGAATATGCTTTTGGTTGTTAAAATTCTACAGCCTGTCCGCTGATTGCGGATTGTTGAGCAGCCATGCCCATCCGTACTGCCCAGATACCATCGTCCAGGCTTACTTCCACTTGGCCATTCCCGCGCACGACGTTTAGAAATTTCAAATGCTGGTGGTAGGTTGAACCATTATGGTCCCCGGCATTCAGAATCGTCTCGTCGATCGGGCATTCCACGACCTGCGGGTTACATGGGGAGCGCGGACTTTGGATGAGTTGCGGTACGGGCCAGATCCTGTCGTGTCCGCTTCCGAGCCGGTTGGGGCTGGGTAATTTGATTTCCAGCTTTCCTTTGGGGCCGATGGCATGGATCATCCCTTGGTATTCCGAGCCTTCAGCAAACATGGATAATTCAAGTGAAGCCCTAACACCATTGATAAAATCTATGATTACATAACCGGAATCCCAAATATCAGGTGTTCCATCATCATAAACTTCATCCAGATGGTTTTCCATCTGTCCTGCACTGGCCATAACCCGCACCGGATCCGATTTCAAAATCAGCCTCATAAGATCAAAAAAGTGACAGCATTTCTCAACCAGTGTTCCTCCGGTTAAATGGTTAAATCTATTCCAGTTGCCAACCTTTTCAAGGAACGGGAAGCGATGCTCAACGAAGGTCAGCATTTTGACTCCCCCGGTGAATCCGTCCACTTGATTTAAAAACTCCTGCATCGGCGGCATATAGCGATATTCCATCGCCACCCAAACCGGAGCTTTGTAGTTTTTCTTGAACTTTTCCACGCGGACAAGATCAGCCGGATCGCTATAGAGTGGTTTTTCTACCAATATCGGCAGGCTGACTTTGGCAGCGACCTGCTCCAGTTGCTCGACATGACAAAAATTCGGACTTGCGATGAGGAGACAGTCCATTGGTTTATGATTCAATAATGTCTCTATGTTATCTGTAAAGACTGCTTCTGGCGCAATTTGTGCAGCGCTGTCGCGCATCCCGGCATCCGGCTCATAGATGACCGAAACCGCTGCGCCTTCCAACAAGGCTATGTTGCGAATATGTTCATGGCCCATCATACCGCAGCCAATTAATCCGTAATGAACCGTCATTTTTGTATCCTTTATTTTAGCCTTGCAACATAACTTACCACAGCCGAGTCAAACCAGCTGCGCGAATATTCAACCTTCCGATCATCCTTAGCAAAGCCAAAACGTTCAACATAAACGGCTTGCGTGCCAGCGGTTAGCTTGAATGGGGGGACCTGCCAGTTTGGTACCGGTGACATGCTCACCCAATCTTCTGCCCGGGTGATCCACAGACCCAAGTGTTCCTGATAGAATTTATACATGGATTGTGAAATTACTGCCGTATTAATTTGCGGAGCGACGGAACCATCCAGCCAGATTTCCTCCAGTGCAGCCGGTATCTCATCCACAAATCTTAACCGACGGAATCGGTGACCAAATTCAGCGTTGCCAAAGTCGGGCAGGTCGGCTGGCTTGGCAAGCGTATCAACGGATATCATCCGCGCCGAAGGCAGCCCGCCCCCATTGGGCTTTTCCAGCCTGAAAAATGAATAGATGGAGTTGTAGTTCTCGGTCTTTCGAATAAAATTTCCGGAGCCTTGCCTGCGATCGAGCAGACCTAAATCGGTGAGCCGTGCCAGCGATTTGCGTAATGTCC of the Parvularculales bacterium genome contains:
- the ugpC gene encoding sn-glycerol-3-phosphate ABC transporter ATP-binding protein UgpC; translated protein: MSGVNLEKAIKRYGDVQVIHGVDLQVEPGEFCVFVGPSGCGKSTLLRMIAGLEETSEGKISIGEKDVTNVDAADRGIAMVFQTYALYPHMTVRENIGFGLKMNGVDKDTIKSKVDEVSSILKLGDYMDRKPKALSGGQRQRVAIGRALVRGPEVFLFDEPLSNLDAELRVDMRVEIARLHQEIGATMIYVTHDQVEAMTLADKIVVLRSGVVEQVGTPLELYTDPDNKFVGGFIGSPSMNFVSGQAKGGKITCKDLPDHSITAPKSASGNILLGLRPEHLQLDPKGNSLTVQIVEQLGGVTYVYAHSADGERLIIEHKNLKAPKFGDKIGVKFNAKDVYLFDAKSEKRIR
- a CDS encoding asparaginase, coding for MPVKINPSSRHPRQPLPHIEKNPFTVVVERGGAPESEHLVDLAVVDCDGHVVLAYGDIERTIFPRSAMKPLQAIAVVELLQNLPEKGLFSDAELSLITASHNGEEIHVDGVHALLSRFGLDAEQLACGAHWSLDKATGLAQARAMERPSKAHNNCSGKHAGMLILGHLMDVDLKGYHQIEHPVQQRILGVMEQMSGVDFLQYPSGVDGCGAPALSGPLGNWARGFAVFANRSMLPDGRARAIEAIRDGVAAAPLMIAGTGRCCSAVADVYGSLMTVKTGAEGVYAAAFHDLGLGLLLKVRDGHNRGAEFALGAVLHKLGYNDDKRLKSFFKPVLKNWSGDVVGKITLPTPQSGMNSRSDN
- a CDS encoding malonic semialdehyde reductase — its product is MTSTSKNTANSEELIKAAQNDVRALRDEIAQLDQASVDLIIARARSHNAWKDIPVTDAQIQRMYEILKMGATSMNSSPARFIFIRSQEGKEKLAKSLAPANAPKVMAAPLTVIVAYDIEFWKELPKLFPHQDGRAFFEGKSELALDTAYRNSTLQGAYLMIAARAIGLDVGAMSGFSNEIVDEEFFAGTTLKSNFLCNIGTADETGIFQRLPRLKFDEACSLA
- a CDS encoding Gfo/Idh/MocA family oxidoreductase; this translates as MTVHYGLIGCGMMGHEHIRNIALLEGAAVSVIYEPDAGMRDSAAQIAPEAVFTDNIETLLNHKPMDCLLIASPNFCHVEQLEQVAAKVSLPILVEKPLYSDPADLVRVEKFKKNYKAPVWVAMEYRYMPPMQEFLNQVDGFTGGVKMLTFVEHRFPFLEKVGNWNRFNHLTGGTLVEKCCHFFDLMRLILKSDPVRVMASAGQMENHLDEVYDDGTPDIWDSGYVIIDFINGVRASLELSMFAEGSEYQGMIHAIGPKGKLEIKLPSPNRLGSGHDRIWPVPQLIQSPRSPCNPQVVECPIDETILNAGDHNGSTYHQHLKFLNVVRGNGQVEVSLDDGIWAVRMGMAAQQSAISGQAVEF
- a CDS encoding GntR family transcriptional regulator, producing the protein MTSVRSANIKNHGNLPVYLQIAEQLAREISAGILVEGDCLPPEREMALRYGVAVRTLRKSLARLTDLGLLDRRQGSGNFIRKTENYNSIYSFFRLEKPNGGGLPSARMISVDTLAKPADLPDFGNAEFGHRFRRLRFVDEIPAALEEIWLDGSVAPQINTAVISQSMYKFYQEHLGLWITRAEDWVSMSPVPNWQVPPFKLTAGTQAVYVERFGFAKDDRKVEYSRSWFDSAVVSYVARLK